In Bacteroidales bacterium, the genomic stretch AAAATAAAAATTAATATAAACAACATAATATGGATTATCAGAAAATGATGGCTGATGCGATAGAAGCACAAAAGAAAGCCATGGAAGATGCTTTGCAGCGGGCGTTGGACCAACAGAAAAAGATGAACGAAGAAATGGGATTCGAAACCACTGAGGAGGATCGTCAGGAACTGATAGACGAATACCGTCAACAGGGAGAAGCCCAGATCGCAATGATGCAGCAACAAATGCAGATGCAGGCTGCAATGATGGAAAATATCCAGGGAAACCCGATGCAGGCATATTCCGATGTATTACAGAATATCCAGGACAACATCGAGGAAGATGAGGATGAAGACGAGGAAATGACTGATGAGGAATACCTGGCATTTGTCCAGGCAAATACGCCTTCTGCCGAATATGCAAAATATCTGCCTATCGGGGCTTTGCTGATAGGTACACATGGTGAGCCTTACGGAACATTAAAGCTGATCCAGGACGGGGTTTATACATCGGAAGTATTGGAAAACGGCTGGGGTATCGATGACCGCGAAGATGCCCTGGACATGATGGAATCCTTACTAAAAGGAAGGCATGCTGTCAAGTTTGAAAAAGAACTCAAATATGCCCAGAAAGGGAATTTTGAAAAAATGGACGAAGAGAATGTCGAAGATTACCAAACCAGTGTCAATGGGATCACTGAGGTACTGGAATTACCCATGGAACTGGTGGACAAATGCACTACGCTCTATGCATGGGACCTGGAACGCATCGGATACCTTGCCCGTTTGTTTGTCAATGTCGGGTACATTTCAGAAGAAGAAGCCTGGGAATGGATGAAAAAAGCAGGTGC encodes the following:
- a CDS encoding DUF1266 domain-containing protein: MDYQKMMADAIEAQKKAMEDALQRALDQQKKMNEEMGFETTEEDRQELIDEYRQQGEAQIAMMQQQMQMQAAMMENIQGNPMQAYSDVLQNIQDNIEEDEDEDEEMTDEEYLAFVQANTPSAEYAKYLPIGALLIGTHGEPYGTLKLIQDGVYTSEVLENGWGIDDREDALDMMESLLKGRHAVKFEKELKYAQKGNFEKMDEENVEDYQTSVNGITEVLELPMELVDKCTTLYAWDLERIGYLARLFVNVGYISEEEAWEWMKKAGAEIKKNFNTWEEYFVSLLLGRGFAMGVHQEPYAVAYDLLVDNKDFLDTHPISKLA